Proteins from a genomic interval of Rhodococcus rhodochrous:
- a CDS encoding acetoacetate--CoA ligase, which translates to MEPQWTPTDVDIEQANVTGFTRFVEERHGLDLPDYRALWQWSVDEPGDFWQAVWDAFDVVSHTDPGPALADAAMPGAVWFPGARLNFAEYVFRERPPDEAAVVHLDEEGHRREIGWAELERRTAALAATLRAHGVGEGDRVVGYLPNIPEAIVALLATASIGAVWAGCGQDYAVPAAIDRLGRIEPRALVTATGYRYAGRRHDRVDEVNRLRAAMPGLALTVVVSDGGTSFDTAGEPPSDTAGRNGTVLDWQDAVSGDADLDPLPVAFDHPLWVVFSSGTTGPPKGLVHGHGGVLLEHLKALSLHLDLRPGDRFLWYTSPSWMMWNFLLSGLLVGCTVVTYDGAPSHPEVDRLWRIAADENVTVLGTSPGYVLACIKAGVVPQDDHDLSALRGVGVTGSTLPASSSSWLTHNAGDHVQVMSISGGTDVVTAFVGAVPTVPVWPGEISVPCLGVAVDAFDEAGRPVRGEVGELVVTAPMPSMPVRFWNDPDGSRYRDSYFSVYPGVWRHGDWITITERGTFEMHGRSDSTLNRHGVRMGSADIYQAVETLPEIVESLVLGIERPDGTYRMPLFVVLAEGATLTDDLKERIRAAVREHASPRHVPDEIVAAPGVPHTRTGKKLEVPLKRILQGADPARAVDRTAIDDPDLLDWYRSQA; encoded by the coding sequence GTGGAACCGCAATGGACGCCGACAGACGTCGATATCGAGCAGGCGAACGTCACCGGGTTCACCCGGTTCGTCGAGGAGAGACACGGACTCGACCTGCCCGACTACCGGGCGTTGTGGCAGTGGTCCGTCGACGAACCCGGTGATTTCTGGCAGGCCGTGTGGGACGCCTTCGACGTCGTCTCCCACACCGATCCCGGCCCGGCTCTGGCCGACGCCGCCATGCCCGGCGCCGTGTGGTTCCCGGGCGCGAGACTGAACTTCGCCGAGTACGTCTTCCGGGAGCGTCCCCCGGACGAGGCCGCCGTCGTCCATCTCGACGAGGAGGGACACCGGCGCGAGATCGGCTGGGCCGAACTCGAACGCCGCACGGCCGCGCTCGCCGCGACCCTCCGAGCGCACGGGGTGGGGGAGGGCGACCGTGTCGTCGGTTACCTACCGAACATCCCCGAAGCGATCGTCGCCCTGCTCGCCACGGCGAGCATCGGGGCCGTCTGGGCGGGTTGCGGACAGGACTACGCCGTGCCCGCGGCGATCGACCGTCTGGGCCGAATCGAACCGCGGGCACTCGTCACGGCGACCGGGTACCGCTACGCAGGACGGCGGCACGACCGCGTCGACGAGGTGAATCGCCTCCGCGCCGCGATGCCCGGCCTCGCCCTGACCGTCGTCGTGTCGGACGGCGGAACGTCCTTCGACACGGCCGGCGAGCCGCCATCGGACACGGCCGGACGGAACGGGACCGTCCTGGACTGGCAGGACGCCGTCTCCGGCGACGCCGACCTCGACCCCCTGCCCGTCGCTTTCGACCACCCGCTGTGGGTGGTCTTCTCCTCGGGCACCACCGGCCCGCCGAAGGGCCTCGTGCACGGCCACGGCGGTGTGCTGCTCGAGCACCTCAAGGCGTTGTCGCTGCACCTCGACCTCCGTCCCGGCGACCGCTTCCTCTGGTACACCAGCCCCAGCTGGATGATGTGGAACTTCCTGCTCTCGGGGCTGCTCGTGGGGTGCACCGTCGTCACCTACGACGGCGCCCCGTCCCATCCCGAGGTCGATCGCCTGTGGCGGATCGCGGCCGACGAGAACGTCACGGTACTCGGGACGAGCCCCGGATACGTGCTGGCCTGCATCAAGGCCGGTGTCGTTCCGCAGGACGACCACGATCTGTCGGCCCTCCGAGGCGTCGGAGTCACCGGGTCGACGCTGCCCGCCTCCTCGTCGTCGTGGCTGACGCACAACGCGGGGGATCACGTGCAGGTGATGTCCATCTCCGGCGGGACCGATGTCGTCACGGCCTTCGTCGGGGCCGTCCCCACCGTGCCGGTGTGGCCGGGGGAGATCTCGGTGCCCTGCCTCGGTGTGGCGGTCGACGCCTTCGACGAGGCGGGCCGACCGGTGCGCGGAGAGGTCGGCGAACTCGTCGTGACCGCTCCCATGCCGTCCATGCCGGTGCGGTTCTGGAACGACCCGGACGGTAGTCGTTACCGCGACTCCTATTTCTCCGTCTATCCGGGCGTGTGGCGGCACGGCGACTGGATCACGATCACCGAGCGCGGCACATTCGAGATGCACGGCCGGTCCGACTCCACGCTCAACCGTCACGGCGTGCGGATGGGCAGTGCCGACATCTACCAGGCCGTGGAGACCCTCCCCGAGATCGTCGAGTCGCTCGTGCTCGGCATCGAACGACCCGACGGCACGTACCGCATGCCGCTGTTCGTCGTCCTCGCCGAGGGCGCCACGCTCACCGACGACCTGAAGGAACGGATCCGTGCGGCCGTGCGCGAGCACGCCTCGCCCCGGCACGTGCCCGACGAGATCGTCGCCGCGCCCGGGGTGCCGCACACCCGCACCGGTAAGAAGCTCGAGGTTCCCCTCAAACGGATCCTGCAGGGAGCCGATCCCGCCAGGGCGGTGGACCGCACCGCGATCGACGACCCGGACCTGCTCGATTGGTACCGCAGCCAGGCGTGA
- a CDS encoding GlsB/YeaQ/YmgE family stress response membrane protein, with product MGQIIGTIIFGAVIGILARLVIPGKQAMGMIITIIIGIIGALIGYWIWGMISSEGNEDTSGIDWIRWIISIAVAVVLTLIYTSATRERR from the coding sequence ATGGGACAAATCATCGGCACCATCATCTTCGGCGCAGTCATCGGCATCCTCGCCCGGTTGGTGATCCCGGGTAAGCAGGCGATGGGCATGATCATCACGATCATCATCGGCATCATCGGCGCGCTGATCGGCTACTGGATCTGGGGGATGATCTCGTCCGAAGGCAACGAGGACACCTCCGGCATCGACTGGATCCGCTGGATCATCTCCATTGCCGTCGCGGTGGTTCTCACTCTCATCTACACCTCTGCGACGCGCGAGAGGAGATAG
- a CDS encoding AMP-binding protein — protein sequence MSGLDVDRLPSYAQGAWDVPLLGDTIGDNLDRTAARFGDREALVDSAAGKRWSYSEFVADVDTLALGMLRAGITKGDRVGIWAPNCWQWVLVQYATAKIGAILVNINPAYRSHELQYVLEQAGVRMLVSAPTFKTSDYAQMIETVRPNCPDLEDVVLLDSPRWDELVDSGRAALTEDRAPLDAAQASLSPDDPINIQYTSGTTGFPKGATLSHHNVLNNGFFVGELCHYTERDRVCIPVPLYHCFGMTMGNLACTSHGATIVLPAPGFDPAATLSAVAEEKCTSLYGVPTMFIAELADPGFDNYDLSSLRTGIMAGSPCPVEVMKQVIDRMGMSEVSICYGMTETSPVSTQTRSDDSIERRVSTVGRVGPHLEVKIVDPVTGLTVPRGEPGELCTRGYSVMLGYWDQPDKTAEAIDAARWMHTGDIGVMDEDGYVSVTGRIKDMVIRGGENIYPREIEEFLYTHPDILDAQVVGVPDTKYGEELMAWIRMREGAEPLDAESLRAFCTGKLAHYKIPRYVHVVDEFPMTVTGKVRKVEMREQAIALLAAAGADGGR from the coding sequence ATGTCCGGCCTCGACGTCGACCGTCTGCCCAGCTACGCCCAGGGTGCCTGGGACGTCCCGCTGCTCGGCGACACCATCGGCGACAACCTCGACCGCACCGCCGCCCGCTTCGGCGACCGTGAGGCGCTCGTCGATTCCGCCGCCGGAAAGCGCTGGAGCTACAGCGAATTCGTCGCGGACGTCGACACGCTCGCGCTCGGTATGCTGCGGGCGGGCATCACCAAGGGCGACCGCGTCGGCATCTGGGCACCCAACTGCTGGCAGTGGGTGCTCGTGCAGTACGCGACCGCGAAGATCGGAGCGATCCTCGTCAACATCAACCCCGCCTACCGCTCGCACGAGCTGCAGTACGTCCTCGAGCAGGCCGGTGTGCGGATGCTGGTGTCCGCCCCGACGTTCAAGACCTCCGACTACGCGCAGATGATCGAGACCGTGCGGCCCAACTGTCCCGACCTCGAGGACGTCGTCCTGCTCGACTCGCCGCGGTGGGACGAACTCGTCGACTCCGGCCGCGCCGCGCTCACCGAGGACCGGGCACCGCTCGACGCGGCCCAGGCCTCGTTGTCGCCCGACGATCCGATCAACATCCAGTACACCTCGGGCACCACCGGTTTCCCCAAGGGCGCCACCCTCAGTCACCACAACGTGCTCAACAACGGTTTCTTCGTCGGCGAGCTGTGCCACTACACCGAACGCGACCGGGTCTGCATCCCCGTCCCGCTGTACCACTGCTTCGGGATGACGATGGGCAATCTCGCGTGCACGAGTCACGGCGCGACCATCGTGCTGCCGGCGCCGGGCTTCGATCCCGCCGCGACGCTGAGCGCCGTCGCCGAGGAGAAGTGCACGTCGCTGTACGGCGTGCCGACGATGTTCATCGCCGAACTGGCCGACCCGGGATTCGACAACTACGACCTGTCGAGCCTGCGCACCGGCATCATGGCGGGATCACCGTGCCCGGTGGAGGTGATGAAGCAGGTCATCGACCGGATGGGCATGAGCGAGGTCTCCATCTGCTACGGCATGACCGAGACCTCCCCGGTCTCGACGCAGACCCGCAGCGACGACAGCATCGAGCGGCGCGTGAGCACCGTCGGTCGTGTCGGCCCGCATCTCGAGGTCAAGATCGTCGACCCCGTCACCGGACTGACGGTGCCGCGCGGCGAACCCGGCGAACTGTGCACCCGCGGTTACTCGGTGATGCTCGGCTACTGGGATCAGCCCGACAAGACCGCCGAGGCGATCGACGCGGCCCGATGGATGCACACCGGCGACATCGGCGTCATGGACGAGGACGGGTACGTCTCGGTGACGGGCCGGATCAAGGACATGGTCATCCGGGGTGGGGAGAACATCTACCCCCGCGAGATCGAGGAATTCCTCTACACCCACCCGGACATCCTCGACGCCCAGGTGGTCGGCGTGCCCGACACGAAGTACGGCGAGGAACTGATGGCGTGGATCCGGATGCGCGAAGGCGCGGAGCCGCTCGACGCCGAGTCGCTCCGGGCGTTCTGCACCGGGAAACTCGCCCACTACAAGATCCCGCGTTACGTGCACGTGGTCGACGAGTTCCCGATGACGGTGACCGGAAAGGTCCGCAAGGTGGAGATGCGCGAGCAGGCGATCGCGCTGCTCGCGGCGGCCGGAGCAGACGGGGGCCGGTGA
- a CDS encoding MFS transporter: MTSVSTPGAAEPPVAGPVGRSRPDPSTPRHAGPSKEGPGIRRVAVASCMGTTIEFYDFFIYGTAAALVFPTVFFPALGSTAGTVASFATFAVAFIARPVGAMLFGHFGDRIGRKKTLISTLLLMGISTLLIGLLPGAETIGVAAPIILVLLRFAQGFAVGGEWAGATLLTAEYAPPGQRGLYAMFPQLGPAIAFALSSGTFLFTGLALGDTNDAFLNYGWRIPFLLSIVLVGIGLYMRLAIEETPVFRAEQEARRSAPAAEVEAPRRLPFLDALRYQAKEIFLAGGALAIMFAFFYMGTAYLTSYATSKLGFDRPFVLMVGIASSLVFGLAIVLSALYSDRFGRKKVIMVSCAFSVVWALVLFPLLDTGSPIAFVLGMMITLAIFGIAYGPCGALLPEMFATRYRYTGAGLGYNFAGVLGGAIPPMIAAPLAASYGGIAIGIMLAAIGLVSLVCTAALVETRDRAL; the protein is encoded by the coding sequence GTGACCAGTGTGTCGACCCCGGGGGCTGCCGAACCCCCCGTCGCCGGACCGGTGGGACGTTCGCGTCCCGATCCATCCACACCCCGCCACGCGGGACCCTCGAAGGAAGGGCCCGGTATCCGGCGCGTCGCCGTCGCCAGCTGCATGGGCACGACGATCGAGTTCTACGACTTCTTCATCTACGGCACCGCCGCAGCGCTCGTCTTCCCGACGGTCTTCTTCCCCGCACTCGGATCGACCGCGGGTACCGTCGCCTCCTTCGCGACCTTCGCCGTCGCCTTCATCGCCCGCCCCGTGGGCGCAATGCTGTTCGGGCACTTCGGCGACCGCATCGGACGCAAGAAGACGCTGATCTCCACGCTGCTGCTGATGGGTATCTCCACCCTGCTCATCGGCCTTCTACCCGGCGCCGAGACCATCGGTGTCGCCGCCCCGATCATCCTCGTGCTGTTGCGATTCGCCCAGGGCTTCGCAGTGGGCGGTGAGTGGGCCGGCGCGACCCTGCTCACCGCCGAATACGCGCCACCGGGCCAACGCGGTCTGTACGCGATGTTCCCGCAGCTCGGTCCCGCCATCGCCTTCGCCCTGTCGAGCGGCACCTTCCTGTTCACCGGTCTCGCCCTCGGCGACACCAACGACGCCTTCCTGAACTACGGTTGGCGGATCCCGTTCCTGCTCAGCATCGTTCTCGTCGGCATCGGCCTCTACATGCGCCTCGCCATCGAAGAGACTCCTGTCTTTCGTGCGGAGCAGGAAGCCCGCCGTAGTGCCCCGGCCGCCGAGGTCGAGGCCCCGCGCCGGCTGCCCTTCCTCGACGCGTTGCGCTACCAGGCCAAGGAGATCTTCCTCGCCGGCGGTGCGCTGGCCATCATGTTCGCCTTCTTCTACATGGGCACGGCCTACCTGACCAGCTACGCGACGTCCAAGCTGGGATTCGACCGGCCGTTCGTCCTGATGGTGGGCATCGCCTCGTCGCTCGTCTTCGGTCTCGCGATCGTGCTGTCCGCGCTGTATTCCGACCGCTTCGGTCGCAAGAAGGTCATCATGGTCTCGTGCGCCTTCTCCGTGGTCTGGGCACTGGTGTTGTTCCCGCTCCTCGACACCGGCTCACCGATCGCGTTCGTGCTCGGGATGATGATCACCCTCGCGATCTTCGGTATCGCCTACGGACCGTGCGGAGCACTGCTGCCCGAGATGTTCGCGACCCGCTACCGCTACACCGGTGCCGGTCTGGGCTACAACTTCGCCGGTGTCCTCGGCGGCGCCATCCCGCCGATGATCGCCGCACCGCTCGCCGCCTCCTACGGCGGTATCGCGATCGGGATCATGCTGGCCGCGATCGGCCTCGTGAGCCTGGTCTGCACCGCCGCGCTCGTGGAGACCCGCGACCGGGCTCTCTGA